The following proteins are encoded in a genomic region of Rhinoraja longicauda isolate Sanriku21f chromosome 14, sRhiLon1.1, whole genome shotgun sequence:
- the rufy1 gene encoding RUN and FYVE domain-containing protein 1 isoform X3, whose product MADDAEGLSGAVGATDPEPRVPSASDRGAEESGWSTPILSLAKKASETLSANYGSALKSAAIGLAVKASGDGSNAISKNLNEHMKNERVNLMNMMKLSIKVLIQSALSLGRTLDADYPPLQQFFVVMEQCLKHGLKVKKTFLGPNKSFWGPLELVEKLCPEAAEIATSARNLPGLKTATGRGRAWLNLALMQQKMADYLKALIDRKDLLSEFYDTNALIMHDEGAVIVGLLVGLTVIDANLCLKGEDLDSQVGVIDFSLYLQDGAHDRTDSKQSTEITKILDQKHYVEELNRHLSGTVSDLQTKLDSLEKINAKLMEELTAANDRIQSLQEEQDQLKQENSSILESNERRVAVNRQDSEVELETYRQTRQGLDEMYNEVWKQLKEEKQLRMELEKELELQVSLKQEMEMAMRLLEKDTLEKQDTLVAVRQQLEEVKAINLQMFHKAKNSDGTMQQKTEVINSIEHKTNQMIVATKQMEERYNCSSLKEPESWQKKEMERLDRNLSIRLRASNSS is encoded by the exons ATGGCGGACGATGCCGAGGGGTTGAGCGGCGCTGTCGGGGCGACTGATCCGGAGCCTCGGGTGCCGTCGGCAAGTGACAGGGGCGCGGAGGAGAGCGGCTGGTCCACGCCAATTCTGTCGCTGGCCAAGAAAGCGTCGGAAACTCTTTCGGCGAACTACGGAAGTGCTTTGAAGTCGGCGGCCATCGGGCTCGCTGTCAAGGCGAGCGGGGACGGCAGCAACGCCATCAGCAAAA ATCTGAATGAACATATGAAAAATGAAAGAGTCAACCTCATGAATATGATGAAACTTAGCATTAAAGTGCTCATCCAGTCTGCATTAAGTTTGGGAAGAACTTTGGATGCTGATTACCCACCTCTTCAGCAGTTTTTTGTGGTAATGGAGCAGTGTCTCAAACATGGACTAAAAG TAAAGAAGACTTTTCTTGGACCAAACAAGTCATTTTGGGGTCCCCTAGAACTAGTGGAAAAATTGTGCCCTGAGGCTGCTGAAATAGCAACGAGTGCCAGAAACCTACCAGGGCTTAA AACTGCAACTGGAAGAGGGAGAGCGTGGCTTAATCTTGCTTTAATGCAACAGAAAATGGCTGATTATTTGAAGGCTTTGATTGATAGGAAAGATCTACTAAG TGAATTCTATGATACAAATGCACTGATTATGCATGATGAGGGAGCAGTTATTGTTGGTCTACTGGTTGGCCTTACAGTTATCGATGCAAATCTTTGTTTAAAAGGAGAAGATTTGGATTCACAG GTTGGTGTGATAGACTTCTCGCTGTACTTGCAAGATGGAGCTCATGACCGTACTGACAGCAAACA GAGTACTGAAATCACCAAAATTCTTGATCAGAAACATTATGTTGAAGAGCTCAACAGACACTTAAG tgGTACAGTTTCTGACCTGCAAACAAAACTAGATTCATTGGAAAAGATTAATGCAAAACTAATGGAAGAG CTTACAGCAGCAAATGACCGAATTCAGTCACTTCAGGAGGAACAGGATCAATTAAAACAAGAAAATTCATCAATCCTCGAAAGCAATGAACGTAGAGTAGCA GTGAATAGACAAGATTCTGAAGTAGAGCTGGAAACCTATAGACAGACTCGCCAAGGTCTAGATGAAATGTATAATGAAGTCTGGAAGCAACTGAAAGAAGAGAAACAGCTTCGAATG GAACTGGAGAAAGAATTGGAATTACAAGTGAGCTTGAAGCAAGAAATGGAAATGGCCATGAGGTTGCTAGAGAAGGACACTCTTGAGAAGCAGGACACGCTGGTTGCTGTGCGACAACAATTGGAAGAAGTGAAGGCCATCAATTTGCAGATGTTTCACAAAGCTAAG AACTCTGATGGGACAATGCAGCAGAAGACTGAGGTGATAAACTCTAttgaacataaaacaaaccagatgaTTGTTGCCACAAAGCAAATGGAGGAAAGGTACA attgcagcagtctgaaagaGCCAGAAAGTTGGCAGAAGAAAGAAATGGAAAGATTAGACAGGAATTTGTCAATAAGATTGAGAGCCTCCAACAGCAGCTAG